AGCCGTTGCGTCATCATTTGCGGGAATAAGGCTTAATGCCGAGCTGTGGCGGAATGCACATTTGCGGAATCCTTTTGTCTTACTCTTTCCAACGCTCCTAAGGCATATATCCAAAAAAGGGCCATACCCACTCTTCCCGTAAAATCATCTCAGACCCACCATGGCCGACTGCATAACCATAGCTCCAGAGCTCTCCTTCAAGGACCAGGTATGTGTTTATCCGCTTTTCCCGGTCAATTTTGAGCTGACAAGATCTTTTTCGCTACGTCTTTTCCCAAAAGATCACAGAGCTCGCTGCTCACCTTTCTAGGTCATTGCCCAATGCCGACAATCAAGTTGCGGTGAAGGAGTTTGTGCAGGGATACGAAAACCAGGTGGCCacagaggaagggaaggatgatgtggaagacgcgaagaagaagcaggttGTGAAGAGCATTGTGGACAAGTTTGTCGAGTTGAAGGGTGGGCTTGAGGCTGCCAAGGAGTCTGGTAAGTTGTTTCTGTTCTGCCAACTGATTTACGGAAAAGTATTTCATACTGATTTTATCGGCACAGAGGTCGAGAGCTCCCACTTTTTATTACAACATGTCCTTTCAACCACTTTTGACCAGGCGTCAGAAGAGTATGCGCAGACGGTTAAGGATGTCAACGAGGCTGTTAAGAAGGGCGCGCAGGAGACCACCAAGATCACAAGGTCTGAGGCTGCTTCTCGAGTGTATGCAATCTCTTACACTGTATTCGAAATGTGAAAAGCTGATTAATTCTTTCCAGTCTCAAAAACACCTACaacttccttccctcaaaCTCTCCTATCCGACCTTCtacccttctctctttgaTGTCGCTCCTCGCCTCTACCCTTGACTTGtctgctcttcccctccctaCATCTACCCTCCTCCCTGCCCTCTCTTCATggtccatcccttcttccgaaAAGGTGTCTTTCCTCACAACTGCCTCTGGCCTCTATCAATCCACCGGCAACCTCGCCAAGGCGCTTGAGCTTCTCACCCTTGCTTTGAAGGAGTCTGTCGAGCCTACTGTTGTGGAGAAGGCTGTTTTGCTCGCCTTAGCTGTCCCTAACCGGTTTGAGTTGGATGATGTGCTTGCCGTGCAGGGCGTCAAGGAGCAGCTTGGGAAGGTCCAGGGTGTGGCCGAGTTATTTGAGGGcgatgaggttgaggctattgagaagggcaagaagtGGGCGGCGGAGAACGTTTCTTTGATCGAGGGTGCTGGTAAGTTTCCAAGTTGTCGTAATGAAAGGTTTAGCGAGAGAAACTAACGTTTTATCACAAACAGGTATTCCTGGGTTCACTTCCGAGACAATCTTGAGAAAACTTCGACTTATTGCCCTTGTTGCTCTTTGCGCCAAGAGCGAGACCCGTCAACTCGAATATGCGCCCATCGCCAAGGCTTTGGCTATCGAAGAGTCCGAGGTTGAGACTTGGGTCATTGACGGTCAGTAACATATCTGAATAATCTATACCGCGTCATTTACTGACATGGAACTCACGCACTACCAGCCGTCCGATCAAAGCTCATTGTCGCCCGAATTTCTCAACCCCAGTCCCTCATCCGCATCCAATCTATTTCCTCAGTCACCGCCTCTTCCCGTCGCTTTGGCTCTAATGAATGGCAGCTGCTTGAGAAGCGATTGGAacagtggaagaagagcgtgAACGAGGCGAGGCaggttgttgaggaggcCGAGCTTGTTGCCCAGCAAGGTTTGGGACAGcagaggaggggagggaagaggagagaggagaagaaggagaaggaggaaaaggaggagcaggagtaATTGATCTCTCTGGGATAGGAGTTGGTGTATAGATATATATGCATTTGTGGCTATTTTCGCGCTTGATATTTTGATGATCGGGTTGTTGTTTTGTAGGATGTGCGGCGTCTGCCGTCGCCATTCCACCGCCCTCGCGCTTGTGCACACATCTGATCTCCCCTTCTCTGATCTCTTCCGTCATCGATCTCACCTGCATCGCCCTaccctcccctccccgcGCCATGGACCCCTCTCCCCACCGACGATATCAACGCCGGATGGTCAtcccccaccaccagccTCCGCTTCAACCCGCCATCTGCTGCGGAGGACACACCACCTGCATCCGCCACCTCCAATCCTTACTCTGATCGCAACGCCACTGCCAGCGAGAACGCGAACGGCTTCGGCACATACACCAGCCAGGGACTCGGCGGTGGTGCTGTCGGTGGCGATGTAGGAGCTGGGTACAGGGAACCCGTCGTCTTCGGTGCGCCGGGGATGGGACTAGTCAGCCCTCCGCCCGAGTCGCAGTCTCAGCAAGAGACCGCAGCCGGTGCAGCTCAGCAGGAAAGAAATGCACCACGAGTCTATCTCCGCGTAAGGATCGGAACACTGGAAAGGAATAAGAAGGATTTGTTGGTCAGGTTTGATGCGAGTGTACGTGTCATCCACTTTTGTTCCTCGACAAGTCGTAGCAGCCCACTGACATTACACTACGAAACAGACCAACCTCTCAACCTACAAGAATGGGATGTACAGGAACATGCAGAGGAGCTATGTCGAATTCCAAAAGTTTGCAGAGCAACTGTCGCTCGTCTGTCCCCAGAGTAGGTCATGTCACGTATCTTGCCCACAAAAGGACACTGACATCTTTGAACCTTGGTAGCTATCATTCCTGCccttcctttgccttccacGTCAGCATCTacagacgaagaagatgataggCTTGTAAGGATCGCGCTGCAAAGATGGTTTTCGAGAGTCTGTGAGGATCCAGTGTTGATGAGGGAAGACGAAGTTAGGAGCTTTATCGAATCGAACTTTGGAGTGAGCCTCAATCACAGTATGAAGGAACAATGACCGAGAGCACTGATCAATACATCATAGTACTCCCCAATTCCCCCTCCTACATCCAAGCGCACTCAGACAAACGTCCTTTCCGCACTGACCAAAGTCGTCCGTCGAGGTCCTCTtgacgaagacgacgaaCTGTCATCTGCCAAAATCGCGCTGGACAAGCTCGAAGAGCGCTACGGCCATGCCGCCACCTGTGTTAGCCATGTTGGCAAGGCTAGACGACAGCTGGCAAATAGCAATGCTGAACTAGGTGCAAAGATGGTCAGCCTCAGTACGGTGGAAAGTGAACCGAGTTTGGCTGGTGCGGAAAGGAAAATCGGAAGGGCGTGGGAACAAGTCTCGGGAATGATTAATGCTCAAGTAAGTTCATGGCGTCGATCAATaatcctcttttttttacaGTAGTACTGATTAGAAGTAGGCGGTAAACGAAAATGTCATTCTTAGCGATACCTTGGGCTATCAAGCCCTCAATGCTCGCGCTGCCAAGGATACGCTTTTGCAAAGAACTGCGGTCCTTGAGGACTCTCAGTCAGCCAGCAAAGCCGCGATCACGAAGCGTAGAAATTTGGAACGCCTCAAGGGCAGTTCGAACATCAACCCTGCCAAAGTTGACGACGCTATCAGCGAGATGCAAGAGGTACGTCTCTCCATTCATCGATACAGGGCATTCGCGAGCTAATCTGTAACACACATATAGGCCGACAGCCTCGaacaatctctttctcatcgAGTAAACGCCATCTCACAGAATCTTCATGTCTCCCTTAGAGCACACTCCCGCCACGCTCACGAGGATATCGCTGTCAGCTTAATGGAAGCCGCAAGAATGTCGGCAATGTACCATAAACAAGCACTTCGAGAATTGGAAAGCTTGAGAGCGGATATTAGCAAGGTAGCCCCTGGAGCGGCACCCCTTGATGGCTTGGCCGTCAGTGGGAAATCACCTGCTGCTTCTGGGGTGCAGCCCACTCAGTCGCCTTTCATGTCGAGggctccaccacctcctcagcctcagTTTGCCTCGCCATATGCTGTCCAACCTCCTCTGACAGCGCAGGTGGGGCGCCAGCCGCCTATGGCGCGTACTCCTCAGCCCCAGATTCAACCCCAGCCTCAGGCTCAACCCCAAATCCGACCGCCAGTCCAGCCTCAGGCGCAGACCACGTTCCAATCCCAGCCGCAGGCTTACCCACGTAACCCTTATGCCACCcaaccaccaccaccacctcctcaaTCTGCCACacctcctttcccatccCAGTCCCGATCCAACTCTTACGTTATCCAACCTCCAGGCTCATCCTCCCAATCGCCCTACGGTCCTGCACCCAATGCCGCCGGTCCTTCGACCTCTTCCCAATTCTCGCCTCGTATACCAACTTCTCCACCTACAACTGGGTTCCCTGTTTCAGATGGAACGCAATCGATGTTCCTCCCTTCGGGAGGGAATGGAGGTATGCAGCAGCGGCCACATAGTGCTGCTCCTGATGTCCCTGGCTTCGCCGGTGCCTCCAGGGCGGTGGACCCACTTGCAGGTTTCCCAAGTCGTCCCGCGGCGGTGGCGCCAGGCATGCAAGGGATGCAAGGCATGGCACAAAGCATGTTCATCCCTTCCCAACCCCAATCCcaacctcaacctcaacttCAATCTCAAACAAGTTTCCGACCCTATCCGGGCTATTATGCCTCTCAGGCTCAACCACTCACGCCCAGTGCCGGACCGGGCCCTTCAAACCAAGTTTATCAGTCGTCGCCATTGCCATTCCAACCCCCACAACCTCCGTACCACCCCGGGCAAGGTCAATTCGGCCAAGGATACCCCGTCCAAAATGCGCAGGGCTATCCTGGCacacagcagcaacagcagcaacagcagccacAGCAAGCTTCACCATTCCCTGGTCCGGCTGGGGTACAAAGGGCGGCGACGATTGCGACTGAGCGGAGAAAGTTGGACGAGAGGAAGGCGGCAAAAATGTTGGCTGGAGGATTCTAAATAACCATTTTTGTCTTCCATCAAATGTCTTGATGGGGAACAATGTGGAGTAAAGGAGCAAAATGTTACTATTACCTTTTGGGTGATACGTTGATGCCATAGGTATTTTTTATTAGGTGAAATGTGCCCGTTTTACGATGTGTGgttttgatgaagaggatcgATTACTTGTGGATATGACGATTATTAGGGCACTGTATGCATAAATACCATTTTTTTGCGAAGCTAACCGATGAATCCGGACTATTAGCTGGTGACTGCTAGATGAAAACACGCCTAAATTTACAAACATCTGGTAAAGCAGAAAAGATCTATAACATACCAACAACAGGAGTGTGAAGTCGGAAAATGTGGGGAGACAAACTGGTCATTGTTTTGGTTCCGCCGCGTCGGCAGGCATATAATCACGGTAACGAGTGGAATAACATGAAGCTCGTGCCTTGATTAACGCGTTTGGTTAAGGTGCTGAATGTCACAAGTCGCGCTCTTTCATAATTCCCATCTTACAGTCATCAATTCGTTCAACATTTCTTgcctccctcttcctcgccagCTCGAGAGGCATCGCGTAAAATGCCTCAACTGACAGAAATTGAAGTGCTCACGTACTACTCCTCCGTAGTCTGCGGTCTGCTGCAGCCGGGATCCTCGTCCTTAATATCTGTCCCTAAGGTTGGGTCGCGTCAAGATGTAGATGAAGACATCAGCACGACATCCCCTCAAAATGCGCTAGATTACAATGTAaccaagaaggaaaagaagagaaagggggaaaaggataatCGTGACGCGATGCCTGCAGTAGAGCCAAGCGTTAAACCTGTGGAAGCTGTGAACGCGATAGCGAAGCcgaaggacaaggagaaacaatcgaaaaagaagaagacgaagactCTGGATGCTGGTCTCCCCACTGCTGAGGACCTGGAACAGAACATGCCGGCACCAAATGacagaaagggaaaaaagcaAAGTAACGGCTTGCCCCAAAATGCGGCATCTGGTCAAATAGAGCCTGCACAGACTCCCCCTCACCAAGCACCAACTCAGCTGCAAAGCACAGGTGCAATGCTTCCGACAAATGCATCAGAGGGGAACAAGAAGTCAACcaagacgaagaagctAGACTCAGCTGCTGCAGTGTCAGAGGTACCCCATAAAAAGACATCGAAGAGAGCGGACAAGGAGGGAACAGAAGGACAAACCCCTGCCAAGATCAAGCCTCGAGAGtcaaagggcaaggagaaggatgtggCTGCTCCAATAAGGGAGGCGGAACCTGCTGAGATAGAGACAGGGAATGGAAAGGAACCCGCCAACGCTAAACCTCGAAAGTCAAAGAGCAAAGATCACACTGCCACTGCTCGTATTCCTGCCGCTATTATCAATTCCGGCACCTCCAATGTCCTCGGTTCAAGCTCTAAGCCATCAAAATCTGCCACTACGGCGCCCATTCCTGAGTCGCCTGCGTCCCCGAAATCAATAACACCACCTCGAAGCACAACGCCACTCCGGGGCTTCTCTCGAGCGCCAAGCACGCCCATctctgaagaagacgttCTCCGACACCTGTATACCCATCTTTCCAGTAGTTCAGGGCCTTCTGTTACCTCTCCACCCACTCTATCCGCATCTGAGGTTCgaaaacgaagaagggAATCCATGGTTGAGACTCCATTGAGACACAAAGTTTTATCGCGACCAATGGAGAGTttgggaaagaaaagacggATGAGTGCGGCGAATGAAGATATAGATGTACATGAGGAGGGCGATCATATGATGCAGGAAGTAGACATGCTTGCTTCTCCAGCTGTCTCAGCGGCTTCTGCtgcagaaaagaaggacaagaaagacaagaagaaaaagaaggataaaatGTCTGCTCCGCTTGCTGAATCGTCGTCCAACCCCCCTCTAGCTCCTATATCTGATGAATCCATTGAGCTCCCAAACTTCTCTgagctgagaaagaaggataagaagaagaagaaagaaaagaaggaagaaaagcagaagaaggagaaagagaagcaggaaagggagaaaagcgaagcgaaggagaagggaaaagggaaggagcatggaaaagaaagaaagagaaaatcCGAAGCATTTCAAGCTGAAATTAGCAGTCCTGCCGTTGCTCCTGCGGCTATCCCTGCATCAGCACCAGCGCCAGCACCCGCACTAGCATCGTCCATTTCGACCCCCACTCCAAAGCAGAAGATACCCGTACCCTCTTCTAGCAAACAAAAGAGACGCCTCACGGAAATCCCAATCCCCAGATTATCACCATCTGTCAAATCGTCTGCTGCTACAACAACTGCCGAATCTCCGACATCATCT
This DNA window, taken from Cryptococcus deuterogattii R265 chromosome 3, complete sequence, encodes the following:
- a CDS encoding eukaryotic translation initiation factor 3 subunit M — translated: MADCITIAPELSFKDQITELAAHLSRSLPNADNQVAVKEFVQGYENQVATEEGKDDVEDAKKKQVVKSIVDKFVELKGGLEAAKESEVESSHFLLQHVLSTTFDQASEEYAQTVKDVNEAVKKGAQETTKITRSEAASRVLKNTYNFLPSNSPIRPSTLLSLMSLLASTLDLSALPLPTSTLLPALSSWSIPSSEKVSFLTTASGLYQSTGNLAKALELLTLALKESVEPTVVEKAVLLALAVPNRFELDDVLAVQGVKEQLGKVQGVAELFEGDEVEAIEKGKKWAAENVSLIEGAGIPGFTSETILRKLRLIALVALCAKSETRQLEYAPIAKALAIEESEVETWVIDAVRSKLIVARISQPQSLIRIQSISSVTASSRRFGSNEWQLLEKRLEQWKKSVNEARQVVEEAELVAQQGLGQQRRGGKRREEKKEKEEKEEQE
- a CDS encoding vacuolar protein sorting-associated protein vps17 codes for the protein MGLVSPPPESQSQQETAAGAAQQERNAPRVYLRVRIGTLERNKKDLLVRFDASTNLSTYKNGMYRNMQRSYVEFQKFAEQLSLVCPQTIIPALPLPSTSASTDEEDDRLVRIALQRWFSRVCEDPVLMREDEVRSFIESNFGYSPIPPPTSKRTQTNVLSALTKVVRRGPLDEDDELSSAKIALDKLEERYGHAATCVSHVGKARRQLANSNAELGAKMVSLSTVESEPSLAGAERKIGRAWEQVSGMINAQAVNENVILSDTLGYQALNARAAKDTLLQRTAVLEDSQSASKAAITKRRNLERLKGSSNINPAKVDDAISEMQEADSLEQSLSHRVNAISQNLHVSLRAHSRHAHEDIAVSLMEAARMSAMYHKQALRELESLRADISKVAPGAAPLDGLAVSGKSPAASGVQPTQSPFMSRAPPPPQPQFASPYAVQPPLTAQVGRQPPMARTPQPQIQPQPQAQPQIRPPVQPQAQTTFQSQPQAYPRNPYATQPPPPPPQSATPPFPSQSRSNSYVIQPPGSSSQSPYGPAPNAAGPSTSSQFSPRIPTSPPTTGFPVSDGTQSMFLPSGGNGGMQQRPHSAAPDVPGFAGASRAVDPLAGFPSRPAAVAPGMQGMQGMAQSMFIPSQPQSQPQPQLQSQTSFRPYPGYYASQAQPLTPSAGPGPSNQVYQSSPLPFQPPQPPYHPGQGQFGQGYPVQNAQGYPGTQQQQQQQQPQQASPFPGPAGVQRAATIATERRKLDERKAAKMLAGGF